A region from the Candidatus Gracilibacteria bacterium genome encodes:
- a CDS encoding NAD-dependent epimerase/dehydratase family protein: MKKYIVTGGAGFIGSNIVEALVKRGEIVVVVDDFSTGSSENLKNMKDHIEIVNGSIENLELLKKTFQDVKCIFHEAAMRSIPRSIKDPIGSAQTNILGTLNVLVAARDCDVEKVVYASSSSSYGAQEGQEARVETLPAKPLSPYALSKYTAEEYCRIFHEIYGLTTVSLRYFNVFGPKQDPASEYAAVIPKFIAAALNHTEAEIHGDGTQSRDFTYIDNVVHANLLAGDAPNEKVAGQMFNIACNETVSLKTVWESIEAITKMEIKKKFTPTRAGDMPFSLADISKAKKTFGYTPIVPFKEGLKRTIEWYQKGVKGFSE; this comes from the coding sequence ATGAAAAAATATATTGTAACCGGAGGGGCTGGATTTATAGGATCTAACATCGTGGAGGCACTCGTAAAACGAGGGGAAATAGTGGTGGTCGTTGATGATTTTTCAACAGGGAGCAGTGAAAACTTAAAAAACATGAAAGATCATATCGAAATTGTAAATGGATCCATTGAAAATTTAGAATTATTAAAAAAAACTTTTCAAGACGTAAAATGTATTTTTCACGAAGCTGCCATGCGGTCGATCCCTCGATCCATTAAAGATCCAATCGGTTCCGCTCAAACCAATATTTTAGGCACATTGAATGTCCTTGTCGCGGCACGAGATTGCGACGTTGAGAAAGTAGTTTATGCCAGTTCTTCATCGTCTTACGGGGCACAGGAAGGGCAAGAGGCTCGCGTTGAAACGCTTCCGGCAAAACCCCTTTCCCCGTATGCCTTAAGTAAGTATACAGCGGAAGAATATTGTCGTATTTTTCATGAAATTTATGGACTTACAACCGTGAGTTTGCGTTATTTCAATGTGTTTGGCCCCAAACAAGATCCCGCCTCGGAATACGCAGCAGTTATCCCTAAATTTATTGCCGCGGCATTGAACCATACGGAAGCGGAAATTCACGGAGACGGTACTCAAAGCCGAGATTTCACTTATATTGATAATGTGGTGCATGCCAATCTATTGGCTGGGGATGCCCCGAATGAAAAAGTGGCGGGACAGATGTTTAATATTGCTTGTAACGAGACCGTTAGCCTTAAGACGGTCTGGGAAAGCATTGAAGCAATCACAAAAATGGAGATTAAAAAGAAATTCACTCCAACACGCGCCGGAGATATGCCGTTTTCTTTAGCTGATATTTCTAAAGCAAAAAAAACATTTGGTTACACACCGATTGTTCCCTTTAAGGAAGGGCTTAAGAGGACGATTGAATGGTATCAAAAGGGGGTAAAATGATTTTCCGAATAA
- a CDS encoding UDP-glucose/GDP-mannose dehydrogenase family protein, protein MRYNARMKITVIGTGYVGIVTAACLAEIGHEVLGIDKDTKKIEILKKGEIPIYEPELKELVNRNQKKGKLHFETDFKKGMEFGEMVINAVGTPEILNLNGPQIDLNAIYDVALEFGKFVSKKTLFVNKSTVPVGTTEVMEGLIRETLKKRGISNLNASKLFSIVHNPEFLREGTAIEDFLKPYRIVVGVNASSARLKMKKLYEPILKKGYPILFTDLRTAEMIKYASNAFLATKVSFINEMANFCELSGADIREVEKGMKWDPRIGQNYLKAGIGYGGSCLPKDVRSLIQQGENKKYEFKLLKAVDAINIAQPLRLIQKIKGVYPILKGLKIAIWGVTFKPETDDLREAPGLQILSRLLEEGAEVRVFDPKGMEKLRKTVSSKNIFYMRTPEEALKGADALLVLTEWDAFKKIPLNTLKKQMKNPVLIDARNFYDKVKVKREGIDYVGIGNDFIL, encoded by the coding sequence ATGCGATACAATGCCCGCATGAAAATCACCGTCATCGGGACAGGATATGTGGGGATTGTGACCGCCGCTTGTTTGGCTGAAATAGGTCATGAAGTTTTGGGTATAGATAAGGATACTAAAAAAATAGAAATTTTAAAAAAAGGAGAAATCCCCATTTACGAACCCGAATTAAAAGAATTAGTGAATCGTAATCAAAAAAAAGGGAAACTTCATTTTGAAACCGACTTTAAAAAAGGAATGGAATTTGGAGAGATGGTTATCAATGCGGTGGGGACTCCGGAAATTTTAAATTTAAATGGCCCTCAAATTGATTTGAACGCCATTTATGATGTGGCGCTTGAATTCGGTAAATTCGTGTCCAAGAAGACTCTTTTTGTGAACAAATCAACGGTCCCGGTCGGGACCACGGAGGTCATGGAAGGGCTCATCCGGGAAACATTAAAGAAACGCGGGATCAGCAACTTAAACGCCTCCAAACTTTTTTCCATTGTTCATAACCCGGAATTTTTACGCGAAGGCACGGCCATTGAAGATTTTTTAAAACCGTATCGAATTGTAGTGGGAGTCAATGCGTCGAGTGCACGCCTCAAAATGAAAAAATTATATGAGCCGATTTTAAAAAAAGGTTATCCCATTCTTTTCACAGATCTTCGCACCGCGGAAATGATCAAGTACGCGTCCAACGCTTTTTTGGCCACCAAAGTTTCTTTTATCAATGAAATGGCCAATTTTTGCGAACTCTCGGGAGCCGATATTCGAGAAGTTGAAAAAGGGATGAAATGGGATCCTCGCATTGGCCAAAATTATTTAAAGGCCGGGATTGGATATGGAGGGAGTTGTCTGCCCAAGGATGTGCGCAGCCTCATTCAGCAAGGGGAAAATAAGAAATACGAATTTAAGCTCTTGAAAGCTGTGGATGCGATCAATATCGCACAACCTTTACGTTTGATTCAAAAAATAAAAGGGGTTTATCCGATTTTAAAAGGTCTTAAAATCGCGATTTGGGGAGTGACGTTTAAACCCGAAACCGATGACTTGAGGGAGGCTCCCGGGCTTCAGATCCTTTCTCGTCTGTTGGAAGAGGGAGCCGAAGTTCGCGTTTTTGACCCCAAGGGAATGGAAAAATTAAGAAAAACAGTTTCTTCAAAAAATATTTTTTATATGCGAACTCCGGAAGAAGCCCTCAAGGGCGCGGATGCCTTGTTGGTCTTGACCGAGTGGGACGCCTTTAAGAAAATTCCTTTAAACACATTGAAAAAACAAATGAAAAATCCGGTGCTGATTGATGCGAGGAATTTTTATGATAAAGTAAAAGTAAAAAGAGAAGGGATTGATTATGTCGGGATAGGAAACGATTTTATTTTATAA
- a CDS encoding nucleotide sugar dehydrogenase, producing MKKNNRTICIVGLGYVGLPLAVAFGRSPYKTLGYDLNKGKIAFLKKGIDPNGEISEEEMGATQIEFSDHPSIIKKADIIIAAIPTPVDEANIPDLSPLDSASKIIGANLKKGAIVVFESTVYPGVTEEFCAPIIEKTSGLKFGKDFTLGYSPERINPGDKEHTIENIIKIVSGSDAKTLKIVSQAYGSIIKAGIYEAPSMKVAEAAKVIENIQRDLNIGLINELSMIFHRMGIETQEVLKAAETKWNFHHYRPGLVGGHCIGVDPYYLTYKAQELGYHPQVILAARRVNDGMAEQAIEWLVQSLAKHGDQCISKSKVLILGVTFKENVADIRNSKVADLAQALKKYGIEVHAYDPIIKASDIEKYFKVKAVKNLQGEKIYDGIILASPHKEILKQVGALEKIAKNACVFMDIKGILRDQLKNKKNMIYCCL from the coding sequence ATGAAAAAAAACAATAGAACGATCTGCATCGTCGGCTTGGGATATGTGGGCCTTCCTTTAGCCGTGGCTTTTGGCCGAAGCCCTTATAAAACATTGGGATATGATTTAAATAAAGGGAAAATTGCGTTTCTTAAAAAAGGAATTGATCCCAATGGAGAAATTTCCGAAGAAGAAATGGGGGCCACTCAAATCGAATTCAGTGACCATCCCTCAATCATTAAAAAAGCAGACATCATCATCGCTGCAATCCCCACTCCGGTGGATGAGGCGAATATTCCGGATTTAAGCCCCTTGGATTCTGCCTCAAAAATCATTGGAGCCAATCTAAAAAAAGGAGCCATCGTTGTTTTTGAGTCCACGGTTTATCCAGGAGTGACCGAGGAGTTTTGTGCGCCAATCATTGAAAAAACATCCGGATTGAAATTCGGAAAAGATTTTACACTCGGTTATTCTCCTGAACGCATCAACCCCGGAGATAAAGAGCACACCATTGAAAATATTATAAAAATCGTTTCAGGAAGCGATGCAAAAACTCTTAAAATAGTAAGCCAAGCCTACGGGAGTATCATCAAGGCCGGTATCTATGAAGCCCCCAGCATGAAAGTGGCGGAAGCGGCAAAAGTTATTGAAAACATCCAGAGAGACCTGAACATCGGCTTGATCAATGAATTATCGATGATTTTTCACCGCATGGGCATTGAGACTCAAGAGGTTTTAAAAGCCGCGGAAACCAAATGGAATTTTCATCATTATCGTCCCGGCTTGGTGGGAGGGCATTGCATTGGAGTAGACCCCTACTATTTGACTTATAAAGCTCAAGAGTTGGGTTATCATCCTCAAGTGATTCTCGCCGCGCGCCGCGTGAATGACGGGATGGCGGAACAAGCCATAGAATGGCTGGTCCAAAGTTTGGCTAAGCATGGCGATCAATGCATTTCCAAAAGCAAAGTTTTAATATTGGGTGTTACTTTTAAAGAAAATGTGGCGGACATTCGAAATTCAAAAGTGGCGGATTTGGCGCAGGCTTTAAAAAAATATGGGATTGAAGTCCATGCATACGATCCCATCATCAAGGCTTCGGACATTGAAAAATATTTCAAAGTAAAAGCCGTAAAAAATCTTCAGGGAGAGAAAATTTACGACGGGATCATCCTGGCTTCACCGCACAAAGAAATTTTAAAACAAGTTGGAGCCCTTGAAAAAATCGCAAAAAACGCCTGTGTATTTATGGATATTAAAGGAATATTGAGAGATCAATTAAAAAATAAGAAAAATATGATCTATTGTTGTCTTTAA
- a CDS encoding DUF2142 domain-containing protein — protein MTNTGKIKYFLGFFLALGLLWSFLLPPFQGPDEAFHFSQIKLWEFSLLNGFQDSSEATTLCLEDLHLLSGHYRSNDVRANPLSSFAAPVELRHHSPDYFYDPSCKIFAKTPLYYILSVPLVLIPGFNVDAQFYVVRLFSLFCVVFSLFCIFKIASLLFKHSPQATLLPVLIALTPTFFIVNVSISYDSLINLLFIFCFWVSFSFILREGPFSSLRRFLAIAILVSLAGCFIKITGVFLPIFFALAFLFSKRVKFLYSFLFLLTFSSLALGKLLSILSLPSLTYLKLFSDPSYLYTFFIERWVLLFKGFWGGSGAGWIDVYIPPLFVYFFAIFTFIGLGMSVWKILKYKHDALILVYCFLTILFFELGSLIYNALYVSDLLQFGALQGRYYLVLLLPLFILILEGWRFLIPFRLNRFFYVSAILIFMFIHFFYLGSVFVPRFYF, from the coding sequence ATGACGAATACAGGTAAAATAAAATACTTTCTTGGCTTTTTCTTGGCGCTGGGACTTTTATGGAGTTTTTTGTTGCCCCCTTTCCAAGGCCCGGATGAAGCGTTCCATTTTTCCCAGATTAAACTATGGGAATTTTCCTTGTTGAATGGTTTCCAAGATTCTTCCGAGGCAACAACCCTCTGCTTGGAAGACCTTCATTTACTTTCCGGCCATTATCGTAGCAACGATGTTCGCGCCAACCCTTTAAGCTCTTTTGCGGCTCCGGTTGAACTCAGACATCATTCTCCTGATTATTTTTACGATCCAAGTTGTAAAATTTTTGCAAAGACTCCTCTTTATTATATTCTTAGCGTTCCCCTTGTCTTAATTCCCGGGTTCAATGTGGATGCTCAATTTTATGTGGTGCGTCTTTTTTCGCTTTTTTGCGTTGTTTTTTCTCTTTTTTGTATTTTCAAGATCGCCTCTTTACTTTTTAAACATTCTCCGCAAGCAACCTTACTCCCTGTTCTTATTGCCCTTACTCCAACATTTTTTATTGTAAATGTTTCCATTAGCTATGATTCCCTTATTAATTTATTATTTATTTTTTGTTTTTGGGTCTCCTTTTCTTTTATTTTAAGAGAGGGGCCTTTTTCGTCTCTCCGTCGATTCCTTGCCATCGCCATTCTTGTCAGCCTCGCTGGCTGCTTTATCAAAATCACAGGTGTTTTCTTGCCCATTTTTTTCGCCCTAGCCTTCCTTTTCTCCAAACGAGTTAAATTTCTTTATTCCTTTTTATTTTTACTGACTTTTTCTTCTTTAGCACTGGGAAAGCTTTTATCCATTTTAAGTCTCCCTTCATTGACCTATTTAAAATTGTTTTCCGATCCGTCGTATCTTTATACTTTTTTTATTGAACGTTGGGTTCTCCTTTTTAAAGGATTTTGGGGCGGCAGCGGCGCTGGCTGGATTGACGTTTATATCCCCCCTCTGTTTGTTTATTTTTTCGCCATTTTCACGTTCATTGGCCTTGGGATGAGTGTATGGAAGATTTTAAAATATAAACACGACGCTTTAATTCTTGTTTACTGTTTTCTAACGATTCTCTTCTTTGAATTAGGCTCTTTGATTTATAATGCTCTTTATGTCTCCGATCTTTTGCAATTCGGAGCCCTCCAGGGCCGTTATTATCTAGTCCTCCTTCTTCCTCTTTTTATTTTGATCTTGGAAGGATGGCGCTTTTTAATACCTTTTCGTCTTAATCGTTTCTTTTATGTTTCCGCGATTCTGATTTTTATGTTTATTCATTTTTTCTATCTGGGTAGCGTTTTTGTCCCCCGTTTCTATTTTTAA